From Solwaraspora sp. WMMD1047, the proteins below share one genomic window:
- a CDS encoding YcxB family protein, which translates to MRIRFDVPADPAYPGRVAAALSRERLRGFGYVGAVLAGTGVIGYVASRGSGWGEQLAPVWMSMVTAGVLSMLFGPWVRLRARRRSGRFAVDGAYEITDDNIMMRSGTESSGIAWDGVSQVRDTPEFWIVYVGRMPATVIPRRLMSADDVETLRAHLVRRGLLPSR; encoded by the coding sequence GTGCGCATCCGTTTCGACGTCCCCGCCGATCCGGCCTACCCGGGCCGGGTCGCGGCCGCGCTCAGCCGCGAGCGGCTGCGTGGATTCGGCTATGTCGGGGCGGTGCTGGCGGGGACCGGGGTGATCGGTTACGTCGCCTCGCGAGGGTCCGGGTGGGGCGAACAGCTGGCGCCGGTGTGGATGTCGATGGTCACCGCTGGTGTGCTGTCGATGCTGTTCGGGCCGTGGGTGCGGTTGCGCGCCCGGCGCCGCTCCGGCCGGTTCGCCGTCGACGGCGCCTACGAGATCACCGATGACAACATCATGATGCGCAGCGGCACGGAGTCCAGCGGCATCGCCTGGGACGGGGTCTCCCAGGTACGCGACACCCCCGAGTTCTGGATCGTGTACGTCGGCCGGATGCCGGCGACCGTCATCCCTCGCCGGTTGATGTCCGCCGACGATGTCGAGACGTTGCGGGCCCATCTGGTCAGGCGTGGCCTGCTCCCGAGCCGGTGA